A stretch of Acropora palmata chromosome 9, jaAcrPala1.3, whole genome shotgun sequence DNA encodes these proteins:
- the LOC141892546 gene encoding neuropeptide FF receptor 1-like isoform X2 has translation MDSSSVNRTTSHNLQNSSQAFLGETPVLKALKLTLYAIIFLISVVGNSLVCIVVARRRRMRTVTNLFVLNLAVSDLAITCICIPFDIPVQENNYKWPYGGFACKLIYPLQTAAMFASIFTLTAVSINRFWAIVHPLRKQMTKIHAVYAIIIIWILCIILTMPYAFVLRLDEMAMECNEYWPGINYRKAYTASLFVLQYLLPLVVITLSYLNIAIELQYCSNAKNSSVANAVLQNAHRREARKVVRMLIVVTLLFAICVLPNNVMWLWLDFGNGADYDHFWELIAFTNIILFANSAANPIAYTICHENFREEFRLYFTCDPRIFHSMAESTLSYTRSRLKSLTGTERTTTRGNA, from the exons ATGGACTCTTCTTCAGTGAATCGAACCACTTCGCACAACCTGCAAAACAGCTCACAAGCTTTTCTTGGTGAAACACCTGTTTTAAAAGCACTCAAGCTGACACTCTACGCCATTATCTTCCTAATAAGCGTCGTCGGTAACTCTTTGGTTTGCATCGTTGTCGCCCGGCGTAGGCGAATGCGGACTGTTACGAATCTGTTCGTGTTGAATCTCGCTGTTTCGGATCTCGCCATCACCTGTATATGCATTCCCTTTGACATCCCGGTACAAGAAAACAACTACAAATGGCCCTATGGTGGATTCGCATGCAAGCTGATATATCCTCTCCAAACTGCGGCAATGTTTGCCTCGATTTTCACGCTCACAGCTGTGAGCATCAATAGATTCTGGGCAATCGTGCATCCACTTCGGAAACAAATGACGAAAATTCACGCCGTATATGCTATAATTATAATATGGATCTTGTGTATCATTCTTACAATGCCTTACGCGTTTGTCTTGCGATTGGACGAAATGGCCATGGAATGCAACGAGTACTGGCCAGGAATCAACTACAGAAAAGCTTACACGGCCTCGTTGTTTGTCCTACAATACCTATTGCCCCTGGTCGTGATTACACTTTCGTACCTCAACATTGCGATCGAGTTACAATACTGTTCAAACGCTAAAAACTCCTCAGTCGCCAACGCCGTTTTGCAAAATGCGCACCGAAGGGAGGCTCGAAAAGTAGTACGCATGCTCATTGTTGTCACTTTACTTTTTGCAATCTGCGTTCTTCCCAACAATGTCATGTGGTTGTGGCTTGATTTTGGCAATGGCGCCGATTATGATCACTTCTGGGAATTAATCGCATTCACAAACATCATTTTATTCGCGAACAGTGCAGCTAACCCAATTGCCTACACGATTTGCCACGAAAATTTCCGAGAAGAATTCCGATTGTATTTTACCTGCGACCCGAGGATTTTCCATAGTATGGCAGAGAGCACATTATCATACACAAGGTCTCGACTAAAAAGTCTAACTGGGACAGAAAGAACGACAACAAGAG GGAATGCGTGA
- the LOC141892546 gene encoding neuropeptide FF receptor 1-like isoform X1 yields MDSSSVNRTTSHNLQNSSQAFLGETPVLKALKLTLYAIIFLISVVGNSLVCIVVARRRRMRTVTNLFVLNLAVSDLAITCICIPFDIPVQENNYKWPYGGFACKLIYPLQTAAMFASIFTLTAVSINRFWAIVHPLRKQMTKIHAVYAIIIIWILCIILTMPYAFVLRLDEMAMECNEYWPGINYRKAYTASLFVLQYLLPLVVITLSYLNIAIELQYCSNAKNSSVANAVLQNAHRREARKVVRMLIVVTLLFAICVLPNNVMWLWLDFGNGADYDHFWELIAFTNIILFANSAANPIAYTICHENFREEFRLYFTCDPRIFHSMAESTLSYTRSRLKSLTGTERTTTRGDTLEYGDILATDVKETVI; encoded by the coding sequence ATGGACTCTTCTTCAGTGAATCGAACCACTTCGCACAACCTGCAAAACAGCTCACAAGCTTTTCTTGGTGAAACACCTGTTTTAAAAGCACTCAAGCTGACACTCTACGCCATTATCTTCCTAATAAGCGTCGTCGGTAACTCTTTGGTTTGCATCGTTGTCGCCCGGCGTAGGCGAATGCGGACTGTTACGAATCTGTTCGTGTTGAATCTCGCTGTTTCGGATCTCGCCATCACCTGTATATGCATTCCCTTTGACATCCCGGTACAAGAAAACAACTACAAATGGCCCTATGGTGGATTCGCATGCAAGCTGATATATCCTCTCCAAACTGCGGCAATGTTTGCCTCGATTTTCACGCTCACAGCTGTGAGCATCAATAGATTCTGGGCAATCGTGCATCCACTTCGGAAACAAATGACGAAAATTCACGCCGTATATGCTATAATTATAATATGGATCTTGTGTATCATTCTTACAATGCCTTACGCGTTTGTCTTGCGATTGGACGAAATGGCCATGGAATGCAACGAGTACTGGCCAGGAATCAACTACAGAAAAGCTTACACGGCCTCGTTGTTTGTCCTACAATACCTATTGCCCCTGGTCGTGATTACACTTTCGTACCTCAACATTGCGATCGAGTTACAATACTGTTCAAACGCTAAAAACTCCTCAGTCGCCAACGCCGTTTTGCAAAATGCGCACCGAAGGGAGGCTCGAAAAGTAGTACGCATGCTCATTGTTGTCACTTTACTTTTTGCAATCTGCGTTCTTCCCAACAATGTCATGTGGTTGTGGCTTGATTTTGGCAATGGCGCCGATTATGATCACTTCTGGGAATTAATCGCATTCACAAACATCATTTTATTCGCGAACAGTGCAGCTAACCCAATTGCCTACACGATTTGCCACGAAAATTTCCGAGAAGAATTCCGATTGTATTTTACCTGCGACCCGAGGATTTTCCATAGTATGGCAGAGAGCACATTATCATACACAAGGTCTCGACTAAAAAGTCTAACTGGGACAGAAAGAACGACAACAAGAGGTGATACTTTAGAATATGGCGACATATTGGCTACTGATGTAAAGGAAACTGTTATTTAA
- the LOC141892547 gene encoding neuropeptide FF receptor 2-like has product MNSGSNISEGELERGIGINATMGNNMGTAGASDGFSTDLTAIKLFLYAIIFLISAVGNSLVCIVILRRKRMKTVTNYFILNLAIADLTFTCICIPFDVPVDVMGGLWPYGSLLCKVIFPLQTLLHFASIFTLTAVSLSRYWAINHPLRRQLSIKWVKRIIVGIWIASLIPVTPYIRVLETSGPRGTCDEKWPNKDARRVYTAFLFVFEYLLPLTVIAGAYTSIGWELRRRSQTGNPCLQDLQAEETKSIVRMLKIVTLLFAVCVLPNNIFWMWLDFGDAEEKYKGFWDLVVFGHLMTFANSAANPICYTILHGSYRKAVKDQLSKVFNRIFGRHHASWDIPKQRTVTINSTI; this is encoded by the coding sequence ATGAATTCGGGATCAAACATCTCCGAAGGCGAACTTGAACGCGGAATTGGCATAAATGCAACGATGGGAAATAATATGGGAACAGCAGGAGCGTCAGACGGCTTCTCAACAGACCTGACGGCGATTAAGTTATTCTTATACGCCATTATATTTCTCATAAGTGCCGTGGGGAACTCCCTTGTTTGCATTGTCATTTTGCGACGGAAAAGGATGAAGACAGTTACCAACTACTTTATATTGAACTTGGCTATCGCTGATTTGACATTCACTTGCATTTGTATTCCGTTTGATGTCCCTGTGGACGTAATGGGTGGCCTGTGGCCTTACGGCTCACTGCTGTGTAAAGTTATATTCCCTCTTCAAACATTGTTACATTTCGCATCAATTTTCACCTTGACAGCTGTTAGTTTGTCTCGTTACTGGGCCATAAACCATCCTCTTCGACGACAGCTTTCGATTAAGTGGGTCAAACGAATAATCGTCGGAATCTGGATTGCATCACTAATTCCCGTCACTCCATACATACGGGTATTAGAAACGAGCGGTCCAAGAGGCACATGTGACGAAAAGTGGCCGAACAAAGATGCTCGGAGGGTGTACACGGCTTTCTTGTTTGTATTCGAGTATCTTCTTCCACTCACCGTAATTGCGGGCGCTTATACAAGCATAGGCTGGGAACTTCGGCGACGCTCTCAAACTGGAAACCCATGTCTGCAGGACCTCCAAGCCGAGGAGACAAAGAGCATCgtgcgcatgctcaaaatAGTGACATTGCTTTTCGCTGTATGCGTGCTtccaaataacattttttggaTGTGGCTGGATTTTGGCGATGCTGAAGAAAAGTACAAGGGATTTTGGGATCTTGTCGTGTTCGGCCATCTCATGACTTTTGCAAACAGTGCAGCTAATCCGATTTGTTACACTATTCTGCATGGAAGCTACAGAAAGGCAGTCAAGGATCAGCTGTCGAAAGTATTTAACAGAATCTTTGGGAGACATCATGCCAGCTGGGATATACCGAAACAGCGAACCGTTACAATTAATTCCACTATCTGA
- the LOC141891887 gene encoding very long-chain specific acyl-CoA dehydrogenase, mitochondrial-like, which translates to MLRCGCLRLSQGLAYLPKGRSSQVFSESFSLSRVIAVSSQKTRHGYATSAKPTESKSFVMGLFQGDPKMQQVFPFPEVLDDEQEETLRAYVDPVSKFFEECNDPLKNDTMENLDEETMTGLKEMGAFGLQVPTDLGGLGLTNTQYARLVEIVGAHDLAVGIILGAHQSIGFKGILLHGNKEQKEKYLPLVASCENMAAFCLTEPTSGSDAGSIRTQAELSQDGKHYILNGGKLWISNGGLAEIFTVFAKTPVKDEKTGETKDKVTAFIVERGFGGVTSGPPEKKMGIKASNTAEVHFDNVPIPVENVLGGVGNGFKVAMHVLNNGRFGMAAAMSGTMKALIAKAADHAGNRVQFGSKLEQFGVIQEKLARMAMYQYVTECMAYMLSANMDQGAIDFQLEAAISKVYASEAAWFVADECIQILGGMGYMKDCGAERVMRDLRIFRIFEGTNDILRLFVSLTGIQHAGKRLTELQKSLKNPAGNLGLIISEGVKRSKRAVGVKSGPSLAEYVHSDLATSAKLVSESTADFALTVEKLLIRHKKKIIDQQFLLKRLADAAIDIYGMVAVLSRASRSLNNKSSTAQHEALLASVFCDEAADRIRINLNSLVDSNKITNDTKMSRIAEDVIRNMNTVPAHPLGF; encoded by the exons ATGTTGCGTTGTGGTTGTCTTAGATTATCCCAAGGACTTGCTTATCTTCCTAAAGGACGATCTTCTCAAGTTTTTTCTGAATCTTTTAGTCTTAGTCG TGTGATAGCGGTCAGTTCACAAAAAACAAGGCATGGATATGCAACAAGTGCTAAG CCAACAGAGTCCAAGTCATTTGTCATGGGTTTATTCCAAGGTGATCCCAAAATGCAGCAAGTATTTCCATTTCCAGAAG TGTTGGATGATGAACAAGAGGAAACATTACGAGCTTATGTGGATCCTGTGTCAAAGTTCTTTGAG GAATGTAATGATCCACTGAAGAATGATACAATGGAAAATCTGGACGAAGAAACCATGACAGGTCTTAAAGAGATGGGAGCTTTTGGTCTGCAG GTACCAACAGATTTAGGTGGACTTGGTCTTACCAATACGCAG TATGCTCGACTTGTGGAGATCGTTGGTGCACACGATCTTGCTGTTGGCATCATTCTTGGTGCACATCAGTCAATTGGCTTCAAAGGAATTCTTCTGCATGGAAACAAA gaacaaaaggaaaaatatttacCTTTG GTTGCATCTTGCGAAAACATGGCTGCCTTCTGCCTCACTGAGCCAACAAGTGGATCTGATGCTGGA TCCATTCGAACACAAGCAGAACTAAGCCAGGATGGTAAACACTACATACTGAATGGAGGCAAGCTATG GATCAGCAATGGAGGATTAGCCGAAATTTTCACAGTTTTTGCTAAG ACTCCAGTAAAAGACGAAAAGACCGGGGAAACGAAAGATAAAGTAACAGCTTTCATTGTTGAGCGTGGATTTGGAGGAGTAACGAG tggTCCACCAGAGAAGAAAATGGGAATCAAGGCTTCCAACACAGCTGag GTTCATTTCGACAACGTACCTATACCGGTAGAAAACGTACTTGGAG GTGTTGGAAATGGATTTAAAGTTGCCATGCACGTTCTTAACAACGGGAGATTTGGAATGGCTGCTGCTATGTCGGGAACAATGAAGGCTCTTATTGCCAAAGCG GCTGACCATGCTGGCAACAGGGTGCAATTTGGCAGTAAACTAGAACAGTTTGGAGTTATTCAAGAGAAGTTAGCAAGAATGGCCATGTATCAGTATGTCACAGAG TGTATGGCCTACATGTTAAGCGCCAATATGGATCAAGGGGCCATCGATTTCCAGCTGGAAGCGGCCATCAGCAAAGTGTATGCCTCT GAAGCAGCATGGTTTGTTGCCGATGAGTGCATTCAAATTCTTGGTGGTATGGGATATATGAAG GATTGTGGAGCTGAGAGAGTCATGCGCGATCTTAGGATCTTCAGAATATTCGAGGGAACCAATGATATTCTGAGGTTGTTCGTCTCATTGACCGGAATCCAG caCGCGGGCAAGCGTCTAACAGAACTGCAAAAATCGCTGAAAAATCCAGCTGGTAATCTCGGTCTGATAATATCAGAAGGTGTCAAGCGATCAAAGAG GGCCGTCGGTGTTAAATCCGGTCCCTCACTAGCAGAGTACGTTCACTCGGATCTCGCAACCTCCGCAAAATTG GTTTCAGAATCTACAGCAGATTTTGCTTTAACGGTGGAAAAATTGCTTATTCGAcacaagaagaaaattattg ACCAACAGTTCTTGCTCAAGAGGCTGGCAGATGCTGCTATTGACATCTATGGCATGGTTGCTGTCCTCTCAAG AGCATCGCGATCACTCAACAATAAATCCAGCACAGCTCAACATGAAGCTCTCTTAGCGTCAGTATTCTGTGACGAG